The sequence below is a genomic window from Sneathiella marina.
AATTTCAAACGCGCTGACATGACTGATATCACGATGACCAGTGCTGAGCTAAGAAACGCAAATTTTTCCCGTGCAAATTTGACCAATGCGCGATTGCAGGAGGCTGATTTGCGACAGGCTAATTTCCACAGAGCAATTTTGATCGATGCGAACCTGGCTGGGGCAGAGCTTGAAGATACGACATTCTGGGGAGCCAATTTGTCTGGGGCTAACCTTGAAGATGTCGAAGGCTTGGAACAAGAGCAGCTGGACCCCGCATGTGGTGACGACAAAACGGTTTTACCGGACGACTTACTTATCACAAAGTGCCAGTAACAAATTAGAGCTGGTAGATAAGGTCCGGCAGCTTGCCCAATTCTGAAATCTCATGGAACTTTGGATCTTCCAAAGGAGCTTCTGCATGTTCCAGCGCCCAAGTTAGATCATGAGGTATATGCACAGCCCAACTGCCGATAGACAGGGCTGGAATTACATCTGATTTCAAAGAATTGCCAACCATCATGCATTGATGGGGCGCAGTCGAATGCTGGCTGAAAATGCGACGATAAACCTCAGGTTTCTTCTCACTTACGATTTCAACGACATCAAATAATTCACCCAGTCCTGATTGAGCAAGTTTTCGTTCCTGATCAAACAAATCCCCTTTGGTTATCATAATCAAACGAAAATTGGAGGATAACTCGGTTAGCGTTTCAAAAACGTTCGGTAATGTTTCTACGGGATGCCTGAGCATTTCGCGGCCCGTCCGCAGAATGTCATGCAGAACCGCTGCCGGCACCCTGTCTTCTGTAACTTCAATGGCCGTTTCGATCATCGACAAGGTAAAGCCTTTTACACCATAGCCATAAAATTCGAGATTTCGCCGCTCAGCGGCTAAAAGCCGCTCGGTAACATGATCCCCGCTTGCGTAATCCTTTAGCAAATTCGTAAATTTTTCCTCTGTCATCCGGAAGAAATGTTCGTTTTGCCAGAGTGTATCATCTGCATCGAACGCGATAACAGACAAAGAGGACATATGTGCCATAATGCTACCTTTTAGAGGGAAAGGCGACAGGCCTACTCAGCGGCCTGATCCGGGATGATCTTGCCCGGGTTCATAATATTGTCCGGGTCCAGTGCATGCTTCAACGTTGCCATGACATCAACTGCTTCGCCATGCTCGCGATACATATATTTCTTTTTACCGAGCCCTATACCGTGCTCGCCCGTACAAGTTCCATCCATCGCCAATGCCCGATCAATCAACCGCCCATTCAGGCGTTCCGCCTCTGCCAGCTCTTCTGGATTTTCCTTTTTTATAACGAAAGAGAGGTGGAAATTGCCGTCACCGACATGTCCAACCAAGGGGGCAATCAGAAAGCTTTCTTCGAGATCTTGCTTGGTTTCAAGAATGCAGTCTGAAAGGCGGGAGATGGGAACACATACATCTGTCGCCCAAATTTGCGCCCCATTCCGCAGGGCGATTGCCGCATAAGCCGCATCATGTCTGGCTTGCCATAATCTGGTCCGCTCTTCCGCCTGCGTCGTCCATTCAAAGCCTTCCGCTCCAAATTCCGAGCATATATCGCTGACTTGCTCAGCCTGTTCCTTCACATATGCTTCGCTCCCATGGAACTCCAAAAACAAAGTTGGTTTTACCGCCAATTCAAGATTGGAATATCGATTGATGGCGTCAACCTGCACCTCATCCAGCAATTCAATCCGGGCAACGGGAATGCCCGATTGAATAGTCAGGATCACAGCCTGGATCGCGCCTTCGATGTCCGGAAAACACACTGTCGCGGCAGAAATCGCTTCCGGGATTCCATAAAGCTTCAACGTAATCTCAGTAATAATCCCCAATGTGCCTTCTGCACCAATATAAAGTTTAGTCAAGTCATACCCAGCCGCACTTTTTTTCGAGCGATGGCCGGTTGATATGATCCGACCATCCGGCAAAACAACTGTCATACAAAGGATGTTTTCCCGCATGGTGCCATAGCGAACGGCATTTGTACCCGAAGCACGGGTCGACGCCATTCCGCCGATGGAGGCATCGGCGCCTGGATCAATGGGAAAGAACAGGCCCGTATCCCTTAAATATTCATTCAATTGTTTACGGCGCACGCCCGGCTGCACGGTACAATCCAGATCTTCCTGACCAACTCTCAGCACCTTATTCATATCATTTAGGTCAATAGAAATACCGCCATGCACGGCATTCACATGACCTTCCAGTGATGTACCTGCACCGAAGGGAATGATTGGCACTTTGTGATACGCGCAAATCTTAACGATTTCGGATACTTCTTCCGTACTCTGCGCAAAGCACACCGCGTCTGGCGCCGACGGAAAATGCCAGCTTTCGTCATGCCCGTGCTGTTCTCGCACGGCCTCTGCTGTCGTGCACCGCTTCCCCAATAAATCCGTAAGTTTTTGGACCACTTGATCCATTTCGGCATGTTGGCTGGCCATAAACATTCCCTTGTTTTCTTTATCCGTCGGACTGGTCAGCCCGATATAAAGACATTATCATACTTCCTGACCGCTATTCAAAACAAGAAAATCAACCGCCAATACAATAAAAGGTAATATCAATGACGGGTCCTGCCCTTCCTGCAATACATCAACAATCGGTTCTTACAGAGTGGATCGACTATAACAATCACATGAATGTCGCCTTTTATGTATTGATTTTCGACCAATCTCTCGATGTTTTCCTTGATGAGATCGGTCTAACCAGAGAATACAGAGAGAGTGCAAATTGTACCGTTTATGTGTTGGAAACCCATGTCACCTATCTTCAAGAGGTGCATGAGGGCGATCCACTTGAGATGACGGTCAGGGTTATAGATTGCGACGAAAAACGGATGCATTTATTTTTGGAAATGTATCATAGGGATAAGGGTTATCTAGCGGCAACATCAGAGCAGATGATTATGCATCTCGATAAAACCGGCCCAAGTGCCGCGCCAATGCCAGCAGCCATGCAGGCCGCACTGGAAGCAAACAAAGCACTTTACAAGGAAACGCCCGCGCCAAAACAATCTGGTAATGTTATAGGAATTCGGCGGAAAAAATAAAAAACGCCGTTTCGTAAAACAGCGTTTCTAATACGAGATTCAAGGATAAATGCTAGGCGGCTTCTGCCTCGTGGGAGCTGCCAAGCTTGGCGATCAGGTAATCTACATTATCGCCATCAAACTGGTCCTCAAAATGCGTGAGGACACGTTCAATTACCTGATTGCGATAGCGTTCCCGATCTCCTGGAGCG
It includes:
- a CDS encoding HAD family hydrolase — encoded protein: MAHMSSLSVIAFDADDTLWQNEHFFRMTEEKFTNLLKDYASGDHVTERLLAAERRNLEFYGYGVKGFTLSMIETAIEVTEDRVPAAVLHDILRTGREMLRHPVETLPNVFETLTELSSNFRLIMITKGDLFDQERKLAQSGLGELFDVVEIVSEKKPEVYRRIFSQHSTAPHQCMMVGNSLKSDVIPALSIGSWAVHIPHDLTWALEHAEAPLEDPKFHEISELGKLPDLIYQL
- a CDS encoding FAD-binding oxidoreductase; translated protein: MASQHAEMDQVVQKLTDLLGKRCTTAEAVREQHGHDESWHFPSAPDAVCFAQSTEEVSEIVKICAYHKVPIIPFGAGTSLEGHVNAVHGGISIDLNDMNKVLRVGQEDLDCTVQPGVRRKQLNEYLRDTGLFFPIDPGADASIGGMASTRASGTNAVRYGTMRENILCMTVVLPDGRIISTGHRSKKSAAGYDLTKLYIGAEGTLGIITEITLKLYGIPEAISAATVCFPDIEGAIQAVILTIQSGIPVARIELLDEVQVDAINRYSNLELAVKPTLFLEFHGSEAYVKEQAEQVSDICSEFGAEGFEWTTQAEERTRLWQARHDAAYAAIALRNGAQIWATDVCVPISRLSDCILETKQDLEESFLIAPLVGHVGDGNFHLSFVIKKENPEELAEAERLNGRLIDRALAMDGTCTGEHGIGLGKKKYMYREHGEAVDVMATLKHALDPDNIMNPGKIIPDQAAE
- a CDS encoding thioesterase family protein, yielding MTGPALPAIHQQSVLTEWIDYNNHMNVAFYVLIFDQSLDVFLDEIGLTREYRESANCTVYVLETHVTYLQEVHEGDPLEMTVRVIDCDEKRMHLFLEMYHRDKGYLAATSEQMIMHLDKTGPSAAPMPAAMQAALEANKALYKETPAPKQSGNVIGIRRKK